The Vicia villosa cultivar HV-30 ecotype Madison, WI linkage group LG1, Vvil1.0, whole genome shotgun sequence genome includes a region encoding these proteins:
- the LOC131631983 gene encoding WAT1-related protein At3g28050-like — protein sequence MDKRFGFISKASAAACVDQQQQCSVPLIYPLWIGNKLNFQQLISSYHLALTKFDLKQDQRVLLVVNLKSFMKLKTWPVELNYKFMFLARVFGYAGIYYSSSTLATTMLNLIPDFTFILVILFRMKQLDWKSYSSLAKSLGTIVSIVGAFIATLYKGAALLKGPSSPANLSHRLAFSQDTSWMTGGSFLVADCMVASAFLTLQA from the coding sequence ATGGACAAAAGATTTGGTTTTATTTCTAAGGCTAGTGCGGCGGCTTGTgtggatcaacaacaacaatgctCTGTTCCTTTGATTTATCCTTTGTGGATTGGAAACAAATTAAACTTTCAACAGTTGATATCCTCCTATCATTTGGCACTGACCAAGTTTGATTTAAAACAAGATCAACGTGTCTTGCTAGTGGTAAATTTGaaatctttcatgaagctcaagACGTGGCCAGTTGAATTAAACTACAAATTCATGTTTTTGGCGCGGGTTTTTGGATATGCTGGGATTTACTATAGCTCTTCAACACTTGCTACAACCATGCTCAATCTTATTCCTGATTTTACCTTCATACTTGTCATTCTATTTAGAATGAAACAATTAGATTGGAAAAGCTATAGTAGCCTAGCAAAATCATTGGGAACAATAGTATCAATTGTCGGTGCTTTTATTGCGACTTTGTACAAGGGTGCTGCACTTTTGAAGGGACCATCATCACCTGCAAACTTATCTCATCGGCTAGCTTTTTCACAGGATACTAGTTGGATGACCGGAGGATCATTTTTAGTAGCTGATTGCATGGTGGCTTCAGCATTTCTAACATTACAAGCTTAA
- the LOC131631970 gene encoding pyruvate, phosphate dikinase, chloroplastic-like isoform X2: MIVDMVQTINLKKSFVQANMRVFTFGKGKSEGNKGMKSLLGGKGANLAEMATIGLSVPSGLTISTEACHQYQQNVKNLPDGLWDEIIKGLKFVENEMGASVGNPSKPLLLSVRSGAAISMPGMMDTVLNLGLNDEVVVGLASKNGERFAYDSYRRFLDMFGDVVMDIPHSLFEEKIEKLKLSKGVKHDTDLTASDLKDLVEQYKNVYIQAKGEKFPSDPMKQLELAVKAVFNSWDSPRANKYRSINQITGLMGTAVNIQSMVFGNMGNTSGTGVLFTRNPSTGEKKLYGEFLVNAQGEDVVGGIRTPQDIETMKTCMPDAYKELVENCEILEKHYKDMMDIEFTVQENKLWMLQCRTGKRTGRGAIKIAVDMVNEGLVDTRHAIKMVEPQHLNQLLHPQFKDPSKYKDKVVATGLPASPGAAVGQVVFNTEDAEEWHAQGKSVILVRIETSPEDVGGMHSAVGILTARGGMTSHAAVVARGWGKCCVSGCSTIQVNDEEKVLVIGGNKISEGEWISLNGCTGEVILGKQPLAPPALSDDLETFMSWADEIRNLKVFANADSPEDAIAARKNGAQGIGLCRTEHMFFASDERIKAVRKMIMAITQEQRKAALDLLLPYQRSDFEGIFRAMDGFPVTIRLLDPPLHEFLPKGDMGEIISELTSQTGVKKEEILTKIERLSEVNPMLGFRGCRLGISYPELTEMQARAIFQAAVSVKSNGIAVYPEIMVPLIGTPQELKHQVNLIRDVAEKVFSEMGSSVSYKVGTMIEVPRAALVADEIANEAEFFSFGTNDLTQMTFGYSRDDVGKFLPIYLAAGILQHDPFEVIDQKGVGQLIKMCIEKGRAARPNLKLGICGEHGGEPTSVAFFAKIGLDYVSCSPFRIPIARLAAAQVAA; encoded by the exons ATGATAGTTGATATGGTCCAGACAATTAACTTGAAAAAGTCTTTCGTTCAAGCTAACATG AGGGTGTTCACTTTTGGCAAAGGTAAGAGTGAAGGCAACAAGGGCATGAAGTCCTTG TTGGGAGGAAAGGGAGCCAACTTAGCTGAAATGGCGACGATTGGTTTATCGGTGCCCTCTGGACTCACTATATCAACAGAAGCATGTCACCAGTATCAACAAAATGTAAAGAATTTGCCAGATGGTCTGTGGGATGAGATAATTAAAGGCTTGAAATTTGTGGAGAATGAAATGGGAGCCTCTGTTGGAAATCCTTCAAAGCCTCTCCTCCTCTCCGTGCGATCTGGCGCGGCg ATTTCAATGCCTGGAATGATGGACACAGTTCTCAATCTTGGATTGAATGATGAAGTGGTTGTTGGGCTGGCTTCCAAAAATGGAGAGCGGTTTGCTTATGATTCGTACCGACGTTTCCTGGACATGTTTGGAGATGTT GTAATGGACATTCCACACTCCTTGTTTGAGGAGAAGATAGAAAAACTGAAGTTGTCAAAAGGAGTTAAACATGACACTGATTTAACAGCCAGTGATCTCAAAGATCTGGTTGAGCAGTACAAGAATGTCTACATTCAAGCTAAGGGAGAAAAGTTTCCCTCGG ATCCAATGAAGCAACTAGAATTAGCTGTAAAAGCTGTTTTCAATTCTTGGGACAGTCCAAGGGCTAATAAGTACAGGAGCATTAATCAGATAACTGGGCTAATGGGCACCGCGGTGAATATTCAATCCATGGTGTTTGGAAACATGGGGAATACTTCAGGAACTGGTGTCTTGTTCACTAGAAATCCGAGCACTGGTGAAAAGAAACTTTATGGGGAGTTTCTTGTTAATGCTCAG GGAGAGGATGTTGTTGGTGGAATCAGAACACCTCAAGATATAGAGACCATGAAAACTTGCATGCCAGATGCTTATAAGGAACTTGTGGAGAATTGTGAAATTCTTGAGAAACATTACAAGGATATGATG GACATTGAGTTTACTGTTCAAGAAAATAAGTTGTGGATGTTGCAATGTCGAACTGGAAAACGTACTGGTAGAGGTGCAATCAAAATAGCTGTAGACATGGTCAATGAGGGCCTTGTTGATACTCGTCATGCAATCAAGATGGTTGAGCCACAACATCTTAATCAGCTTCTACATCCACAG TTTAAGGATCCATCTAAGTACAAGGACAAAGTGGTTGCCACTGGCTTGCCTGCTTCCCCTGGAGCTGCAGTTGGGCAAGTTGTGTTCAACACTGAAGATGCTGAAGAATGGCATGCACAAGGAAAGAGTGTCATCTTG GTGAGGATAGAGACAAGTCCGGAGGATGTTGGAGGCATGCATTCAGCTGTTGGTATCTTGACTGCAAGAGGAGGTATGACATCTCATGCTGCTGTTGTAGCCCGTGGATGGGGAAAGTGTTGTGTGTCTGGTTGCTCAACTATTCAAGTAAATGATGAGGAAAAG GTGCTTGTAATTGGAGGTAATAAAATATCAGAAGGCGAATGGATCTCATTGAATGGATGCACAGGTGAGGTCATACTGGGAAAGCAGCCACTTGCTCCTCCGGCTCTAAGCGATGATTTGGAGACTTTCATGTCTTGGGCTGATGAAATAAGAAATCTGAAG GTTTTCGCTAATGCTGACTCCCCTGAAGATGCAATAGCAGCTAGAAAAAATGGTGCACAAGGAATTGGACTTTGCAGGACTGAACACATG TTTTTTGCTTCTGATGAGAGGATTAAGGCTGTGAGAAAGATGATTATGGCCATTACTCAAGAACAAAGGAAAGCTGCACTTGACTTGCTGTTGCCTTATCAAAGATCAGATTTTGAAGGAATTTTCCGTGCAATGGACGGTTTCCCTGTAACCATCCGATTGTTGGACCCTCCACTACATGAATTTCTTCCTAAGGGTGACATGGGGGAAATTATTAGTGAACTAACTTCTCAGACAGGCGTGAAAAAGGAAGAAATACTCACAAAGATCGAAAGACTCTCAGAAGTTAATCCCATGCTTGGTTTCCGTGGCTGCAG GTTGGGTATATCATATCCTGAATTGACTGAGATGCAGGCGCGAGCAATTTTTCAAGCTGCTGTTTCAGTGAAAAGCAATGGTATTGCAGTTTATCCTGAGATAATGGTTCCACTTATTGGTACACCGCAG GAATTAAAACATCAAGTGAATCTCATAAGGGATGTTGCTGAGAAAGTGTTCTCTGAGATGGGCTCTTCTGTAAGCTATAAGGTTGGAACTAtgattgaagttccaagagctgcATTAGTAGCAGATGAG ATTGCAAATGAAGCTGAGTTCTTTTCATTTGGAACCAATGACCTCACCCAAATGACATTTGGCTACAGTAGAGATGATGTTGGCAAATTTCTTCCAATATACCTAGCTGCTGGGATTTTGCAGCATGATCCATTTGAG GTGATTGACCAGAAGGGTGTGGGTCAGCTAATAAAAATGTGCATAGAGAAGGGTCGTGCTGCTAGACCAAACTTAAAG CTTGGAATATGTGGAGAGCATGGAGGGGAGCCTACTTCTGTTGCATTCTTTGCTAAAATTGGTCTTGACTATGTCTCATGTTCTCCTTTTAG AATTCCAATTGCAAGACTTGCAGCAGCTCAGGTTGCAGCATAA
- the LOC131631970 gene encoding pyruvate, phosphate dikinase, chloroplastic-like isoform X1, protein MIVDMVQTINLKKSFVQANMRVFTFGKGKSEGNKGMKSLLGGKGANLAEMATIGLSVPSGLTISTEACHQYQQNVKNLPDGLWDEIIKGLKFVENEMGASVGNPSKPLLLSVRSGAAISMPGMMDTVLNLGLNDEVVVGLASKNGERFAYDSYRRFLDMFGDVVMDIPHSLFEEKIEKLKLSKGVKHDTDLTASDLKDLVEQYKNVYIQAKGEKFPSDPMKQLELAVKAVFNSWDSPRANKYRSINQITGLMGTAVNIQSMVFGNMGNTSGTGVLFTRNPSTGEKKLYGEFLVNAQGEDVVGGIRTPQDIETMKTCMPDAYKELVENCEILEKHYKDMMDIEFTVQENKLWMLQCRTGKRTGRGAIKIAVDMVNEGLVDTRHAIKMVEPQHLNQLLHPQFKDPSKYKDKVVATGLPASPGAAVGQVVFNTEDAEEWHAQGKSVILVRIETSPEDVGGMHSAVGILTARGGMTSHAAVVARGWGKCCVSGCSTIQVNDEEKVLVIGGNKISEGEWISLNGCTGEVILGKQPLAPPALSDDLETFMSWADEIRNLKVFANADSPEDAIAARKNGAQGIGLCRTEHMFFASDERIKAVRKMIMAITQEQRKAALDLLLPYQRSDFEGIFRAMDGFPVTIRLLDPPLHEFLPKGDMGEIISELTSQTGVKKEEILTKIERLSEVNPMLGFRGCRLGISYPELTEMQARAIFQAAVSVKSNGIAVYPEIMVPLIGTPQELKHQVNLIRDVAEKVFSEMGSSVSYKVGTMIEVPRAALVADEIANEAEFFSFGTNDLTQMTFGYSRDDVGKFLPIYLAAGILQHDPFEVIDQKGVGQLIKMCIEKGRAARPNLKLGICGEHGGEPTSVAFFAKIGLDYVSCSPFRIPIARLAAAQVAA, encoded by the exons ATGATAGTTGATATGGTCCAGACAATTAACTTGAAAAAGTCTTTCGTTCAAGCTAACATG AGGGTGTTCACTTTTGGCAAAGGTAAGAGTGAAGGCAACAAGGGCATGAAGTCCTTG TTGGGAGGAAAGGGAGCCAACTTAGCTGAAATGGCGACGATTGGTTTATCGGTGCCCTCTGGACTCACTATATCAACAGAAGCATGTCACCAGTATCAACAAAATGTAAAGAATTTGCCAGATGGTCTGTGGGATGAGATAATTAAAGGCTTGAAATTTGTGGAGAATGAAATGGGAGCCTCTGTTGGAAATCCTTCAAAGCCTCTCCTCCTCTCCGTGCGATCTGGCGCGGCg ATTTCAATGCCTGGAATGATGGACACAGTTCTCAATCTTGGATTGAATGATGAAGTGGTTGTTGGGCTGGCTTCCAAAAATGGAGAGCGGTTTGCTTATGATTCGTACCGACGTTTCCTGGACATGTTTGGAGATGTT GTAATGGACATTCCACACTCCTTGTTTGAGGAGAAGATAGAAAAACTGAAGTTGTCAAAAGGAGTTAAACATGACACTGATTTAACAGCCAGTGATCTCAAAGATCTGGTTGAGCAGTACAAGAATGTCTACATTCAAGCTAAGGGAGAAAAGTTTCCCTCGG ATCCAATGAAGCAACTAGAATTAGCTGTAAAAGCTGTTTTCAATTCTTGGGACAGTCCAAGGGCTAATAAGTACAGGAGCATTAATCAGATAACTGGGCTAATGGGCACCGCGGTGAATATTCAATCCATGGTGTTTGGAAACATGGGGAATACTTCAGGAACTGGTGTCTTGTTCACTAGAAATCCGAGCACTGGTGAAAAGAAACTTTATGGGGAGTTTCTTGTTAATGCTCAG GGAGAGGATGTTGTTGGTGGAATCAGAACACCTCAAGATATAGAGACCATGAAAACTTGCATGCCAGATGCTTATAAGGAACTTGTGGAGAATTGTGAAATTCTTGAGAAACATTACAAGGATATGATG GACATTGAGTTTACTGTTCAAGAAAATAAGTTGTGGATGTTGCAATGTCGAACTGGAAAACGTACTGGTAGAGGTGCAATCAAAATAGCTGTAGACATGGTCAATGAGGGCCTTGTTGATACTCGTCATGCAATCAAGATGGTTGAGCCACAACATCTTAATCAGCTTCTACATCCACAG TTTAAGGATCCATCTAAGTACAAGGACAAAGTGGTTGCCACTGGCTTGCCTGCTTCCCCTGGAGCTGCAGTTGGGCAAGTTGTGTTCAACACTGAAGATGCTGAAGAATGGCATGCACAAGGAAAGAGTGTCATCTTG GTGAGGATAGAGACAAGTCCGGAGGATGTTGGAGGCATGCATTCAGCTGTTGGTATCTTGACTGCAAGAGGAGGTATGACATCTCATGCTGCTGTTGTAGCCCGTGGATGGGGAAAGTGTTGTGTGTCTGGTTGCTCAACTATTCAAGTAAATGATGAGGAAAAG GTGCTTGTAATTGGAGGTAATAAAATATCAGAAGGCGAATGGATCTCATTGAATGGATGCACAGGTGAGGTCATACTGGGAAAGCAGCCACTTGCTCCTCCGGCTCTAAGCGATGATTTGGAGACTTTCATGTCTTGGGCTGATGAAATAAGAAATCTGAAG GTTTTCGCTAATGCTGACTCCCCTGAAGATGCAATAGCAGCTAGAAAAAATGGTGCACAAGGAATTGGACTTTGCAGGACTGAACACATG TTTTTTGCTTCTGATGAGAGGATTAAGGCTGTGAGAAAGATGATTATGGCCATTACTCAAGAACAAAGGAAAGCTGCACTTGACTTGCTGTTGCCTTATCAAAGATCAGATTTTGAAGGAATTTTCCGTGCAATGGACGGTTTCCCTGTAACCATCCGATTGTTGGACCCTCCACTACATGAATTTCTTCCTAAGGGTGACATGGGGGAAATTATTAGTGAACTAACTTCTCAGACAGGCGTGAAAAAGGAAGAAATACTCACAAAGATCGAAAGACTCTCAGAAGTTAATCCCATGCTTGGTTTCCGTGGCTGCAG GTTGGGTATATCATATCCTGAATTGACTGAGATGCAGGCGCGAGCAATTTTTCAAGCTGCTGTTTCAGTGAAAAGCAATGGTATTGCAGTTTATCCTGAGATAATGGTTCCACTTATTGGTACACCGCAG GAATTAAAACATCAAGTGAATCTCATAAGGGATGTTGCTGAGAAAGTGTTCTCTGAGATGGGCTCTTCTGTAAGCTATAAGGTTGGAACTAtgattgaagttccaagagctgcATTAGTAGCAGATGAG ATTGCAAATGAAGCTGAGTTCTTTTCATTTGGAACCAATGACCTCACCCAAATGACATTTGGCTACAGTAGAGATGATGTTGGCAAATTTCTTCCAATATACCTAGCTGCTGGGATTTTGCAGCATGATCCATTTGAG GTGATTGACCAGAAGGGTGTGGGTCAGCTAATAAAAATGTGCATAGAGAAGGGTCGTGCTGCTAGACCAAACTTAAAG CTTGGAATATGTGGAGAGCATGGAGGGGAGCCTACTTCTGTTGCATTCTTTGCTAAAATTGGTCTTGACTATGTCTCATGTTCTCCTTTTAG AATCCCAATTGCAAGACTTGCAGCAGCTCAGGTTGCAGCATAA